In Flammeovirgaceae bacterium, the sequence GGCCTATTTATACTGAAAGGATTAAACCGTACATCGGTAAAAACCTGATAAAAGTGCTGGTGGGGCAGCGGAGAGTTGGCAAAAGTACCCTGTTGCTTCAGTTGATGGATATTATCCGTCAACAAGACTCGACTGCTAATATCATTTACATCAATAAAGAGCTTTTCGAATATGACAGTCTGCGGGATTACAAAGACTTGATAAAGAGCGTGACCAGTCAAACCAACAAGGCAGGTAAGAACTATCTTTTTATAGATGAAATCCAGGACATCGAAAATTTTGAAAAGGCCATTCGTAGTCTGCAAGCCAAAGGTGAGCACGATATTTATATCACCGGAAGCAATGCATTTTTACTTTCGGGCGAGTTGGCAACCTATTTAAGCGGGCGCTATGTGGAGTTTACAATTTTCGGGTTGTCGTACAATGAGTTTCTCACGTTCCATACGTTACCCGATTCACAAGATACATTTTTGAAATACCTGCGCTACGGAGGTTTGCCCTATCTTATCAACATCAATCTTACCGATGATTTGGTATTTGATTACCTGCGTAATATTTATGCAGCTATTCTCTTTAAAGATATTGTGGCGCGCCACAACATTCGCAATGTTTCATTACTCGAAAATCTGGTTAGCTATGTAGCCGATAATATTGGGAGTTTACTTTCCGCCAAAAGCATCAGCGACTGTCTTAAATCGCAAAAGGTTAAAGTAACACCTAATGTAGTCCTTAGCTATTTGTTTTTTTTAGAGCAGGCATTCTTTATTCTGAAAGTGAACCGGGAGGAGTTGCGAGGTAAAAAGATATTTGAGATCGGCCAGAAATACTATTTAGAAGACCTGGGCTTGCGCCATGCATTATTAGGTTATCGCACTGCTGATATAGGGAAGATCCTTGAGAACATCGTTTATCTGCATTTACTGATAGCGGGTTACCAGGTGCGCATTGGTAAATTTCAAAACAAGGAAATCGATTTTGTGTGTACCCGCGGTGATGAAAAGATCTATGTACAGGTAGCTTATCTGATTACGGATGAGGCTACCCGCAAAAGAGAGTTTGGTAATCTCGGACTGATACATGACAACTACCCGAAATTTGTAGTATCACTGGATGAAAATGCAGGTGGGAATATAGAGGGTATTAGACATGTTCATGTGCGTGAGTTTATTAAACAACTAATTTAATAGCACTGAACAATACCCTCTGTAGTTCCCGGATTCGAATAAGACATATTCATCAGTTACCGCCACAACGATAACCGTTTGGGTAACTGAATTTGTAAAGGCCTTACAGGAGGAATTAGCAGCCACCATCAAAGAGCCGATATCCGTTTATTTTGACACCAACCCACACGATGGCTTGCTCGAAACACACAATGTAGATAAGAGCCTGGAAGGAAAACTCAAGAGTTTGAGGAAGCCAACAGGCAAGCAAATCTTTCCGATAAGAATAGGTTATTAGATTTCCAGCTATTCAGAGCTTATTTGATGTCACAAGGTAAACCGCCTTATGATCTTTCTGCCACACCAAACTTTGCCAAAAAGCTGCGTCAGGCTGGTGTTGCAGTGCCGTAGTAAGTTGTAATAGATGTTATTTATTTCAGATCTTTTGCTTTAACGCGCACAACTTTTCCATTTCTCGAAACAACCAATTCACCACCTTCTTTTTTAGTGCGTTCAATAAGGCGCTCGATGGCGAGTTTAACACCCTTGGTAATCTTTTTTTCTAGTTGTTCAACTTCTGATTTGCTCATCTTCTGCCCGCTATTTTAGACCAAAGTTCGGTATTTAAAACGGTAATATCCAAAGGAGCACTACCAACTGCAACAAGGGTAGGTTCCGCGTTGGAGTTATCATAAATCATCCAACTATCAACGATTTCCATATAAATCGTGAAGAAGTTGTTCAGCCCACGTTTATACCTGCGTTCTATAACTGAAGGAGGAATATTATGCCCCCCTTTTTCAACCCGTGATTTAACACGGGCTTTAGCAAGGTCAACAGACTCGAGCCAAAAATAGATGAGTGTCACTGAATAGCCTTTCTTTTTAGCATCCGCAAGTAGAGATGCATAACTTCGGGTGGCTAAGGTTGTTTCAAAACCGAAATCACTTTTTGCTTTCAGTAACTCCTTTATCCGGTTCAACATTATTCGTCCCGCTTGAAAAGATACCTTTTCTGGTTGAAAAGGAGAGAGCCCGCGGGCGATTTCATCTGCATTTACAAACTCTTTACAGTTAAGCATTTCCGGTAAAACCGTATATGAGGTAGTGGTTTTGCCTGCTCCGTTGCAACCCGCTATTACGTAAAGGTTTGGCATCAACGCAAATTAAATTTAAATCTATATAAAAGCCATTCCTCAGATTGTTTGGGCAATATTGTTTCCTGGAAACGCCTATCTTTGAACAATGCCCTCTGTAGTTCCCAGCTTCGAATACGATATATTTATTAGTTACCGCTACAACGATAATCGTTCGGGTTGGGTAACGGAATTTGTGAAAGCCTTACAGGAAGAACTGGCTGCCACCATCAAAGAGCCGGTTTCAGTTTACTTTGATACCAACCCTCATGATGGCTTGCTTGAAACCCACAACGTGGACAAAAGCCTGGAGGGAAAATTAAAGTGCCTCATTTTTATACCCATCATTTCCCAAACGTATTGTGATCCAAAATCCTTTGCGTGGCAACATGAGTTTTGTGCGTTTAACCGAACCTGCGGTGTGCATGCTCCTGAAGAGGGGCCGGGGGTTTTGTACCTAATTTCAATCCGTTAGAATACTCTCAAAGGAAACCGTATTTTACCGCACATCCTTAATTTTTTTGGCGCCTCACCATTAATTCCTACTTTTCAAACCAGTTAATACTAATTCATTTATGAGACAGATTCTACTAACGAGTTCCCTTATTTTGCTCGTTGCCGGAAGCCTGGTGGCCCAGGAAACCTTTCCGCGCAACGATGTAAAAGATCCCCGTGCGGGATTGTTTGCCTTTACCAATGCCACCATTGTGGTCGATCCGCAAACCACCATTCAAAATGCAACCCTGCTGGTTAAGAACGGCCGGGTTGAGCAGGTGGGCCCCAACATTACGGTCCCTAAAGGCTACACTACCTACGATGTGAAGGGCAAATACATTTACCCTTCGTTGATTGATCTTTCTACCAACTACGGTTTGCCCGAAGTGCAGCGCCCGCGCGGAGGCGGGGGCGGCTTTACCGGTGCCGAACAGATGGAGTCGAATACCAAGGGAGCTTACAATGCCAACCAGGCTATTCGCTCGCATTATAATGCCGCTGATGAGTTTTCAGTAAATGCAACCAAAGCCGATGAATTGCGAAAAGCCGGGTTCGGTGCGGTGCTTACCTACAAACCCGATGGCCTTGCCCGCGGCACAGCCGCCTTTGTTACACTGGGCGAATCATCAGATAATAACGTTTTGCTTCGGCAGAAGGCAGCTGCAGCGTATTCCTTTGAGAAGGGAACTTCAACGCAAAACTATCCATCATCGCTGATGGGTTGCATTGCCGTTCTTCGCCAAACCTACATGGATGCCGAGTGGTTCGGCAGCCTAACCCCCAGGCCGTTTGCCGACAACTCACTGGAGGCCTGGATTCAAAACCAGAAACTTCCTCAGGTGTTTGATGCCAACGGCTGGATGAATGTACTCCGGGCCGATAAGGTGGGCGATGAGTTTGGTGTTCAGTACATCATCCGCGGAAGCGGTGATGAATACAAGCGCGTTAAAGAAATTAAAGCCACCAATGCCTCCTTGATTGTTCCGGTAAACTACCCAGAAGCATACGATGTGGAGGATCCGTTCGATGCCGCCCGTGTTTCGCTGGCCGAGATGAAGCATTGGGAACTGGCCCCGACTAACTTAGGGGCACTTGAAAAGGCCGGTATCAATTTCTCCATCACCAGTCAGAGCTTACGGAAGGTTTCCGATCTCATCCCCAATGTGCGTAAAGCAATCGAAAATGGTTTGAGTGAAACAGCTGCATTAAAAGCGCTTACCACCACACCAGCCCAACTCATCAAAATGGATGATCAGATAGGCAGCCTTAAAAAAGGTATGGTGGCGAACTTCCTGATTACTTCAGGAAAACTGTTCGATGAAAAAACCATCATCCATCAGAACTGGGTTCAGGGCCAGCCCTTTGCCATTAAACCGTTAGACACGAAAGATTTCAGCGGTACCTATAACCTGAGCCTGAACAATTCAAATTACAAC encodes:
- a CDS encoding ATP-binding protein encodes the protein MKTSKLYTLRPIYTERIKPYIGKNLIKVLVGQRRVGKSTLLLQLMDIIRQQDSTANIIYINKELFEYDSLRDYKDLIKSVTSQTNKAGKNYLFIDEIQDIENFEKAIRSLQAKGEHDIYITGSNAFLLSGELATYLSGRYVEFTIFGLSYNEFLTFHTLPDSQDTFLKYLRYGGLPYLININLTDDLVFDYLRNIYAAILFKDIVARHNIRNVSLLENLVSYVADNIGSLLSAKSISDCLKSQKVKVTPNVVLSYLFFLEQAFFILKVNREELRGKKIFEIGQKYYLEDLGLRHALLGYRTADIGKILENIVYLHLLIAGYQVRIGKFQNKEIDFVCTRGDEKIYVQVAYLITDEATRKREFGNLGLIHDNYPKFVVSLDENAGGNIEGIRHVHVREFIKQLI
- a CDS encoding zeta toxin family protein — its product is MPNLYVIAGCNGAGKTTTSYTVLPEMLNCKEFVNADEIARGLSPFQPEKVSFQAGRIMLNRIKELLKAKSDFGFETTLATRSYASLLADAKKKGYSVTLIYFWLESVDLAKARVKSRVEKGGHNIPPSVIERRYKRGLNNFFTIYMEIVDSWMIYDNSNAEPTLVAVGSAPLDITVLNTELWSKIAGRR